AAAATTCTGTAAGGTTAAAATACCTGGGTCGATATTAATTCGTCTTTTATTTTCTTCAGTAAGGAATTTTTTCTCTATCTGCTCCGCATATTTTTTTATTTCCACTAAGCGTTCAACGCTTATGAACTTCTTTGTTACTATCCAACACCTTTGAAGATTTTTACCCATTTCTTTTTCATAATAATCTGTAAAGTCAAAAGGTATAATCGGACTTCTTATCACAATTTCTCCGTAATTGTGATACAATATCTTTTCTGTAGTCGAAATTAAACTTATATCTTGGGTTATAATCCCCCACACAATTAATCCAAAAGGAATATGGTTGTTAGTTGTTGTCATAAAAATTTGCCTTACTGTTCTTCTCCGATAATAAAATTTTTCTGGATTGTTATTCTTCGTTGCGTCTTTGCAAGAACTCTTCTAATTCTTCTTTGCGTGGTAAGTCGTCTAAAGATTGCAATCCGAAGTATCGCAAAAACTCTTTACTTGTGCCATAGAGAAAAGGTGCGCCTGGTTTTTTGGCTCTACCACATATACGAATTAATTTTCGTTCTAAAAGCGTTACGATTGGTCCGGTACAATCAACGCCTCGTATCTTCTCAATCTCGGGTCGGGTAACTGGTTGGTTATAAACAATAATCGATAAGGTCTCTAAGGCTGCTCGCGAGAGCCGTTGGTGACTAACTTTGTATAGTGCTCGCACCCAGATACTATACTGCGGAAGGGTATAAAGTTGAAAACCTTGTGCCACTTTTTCAATACGAAAGGTTCGCTTGCTTGCTTCATATTCTTGATTTAATTCTTCAATTACACTCATAATATCTTCTGCATTTCGGTTAGTGATTTCGATAAGTTTACTTAGAGTTAATGGACTATCCGCAGCAAAAAGCAAGGCTTCAACAATATTTTTTAATGTCGGAGTTGTTTCTGGCTGATTCACACTGCTGGCACCATCACCAGATTGTTGTCTTATTATATTTGACTGTTGAGTTGCAAAAATATCTGTAGGTTTATCCAAATCTTGTGCGATTGGTTGGTCATTGTTGGACAAGGGCAGCAGGTGGTCTGAGTTTATTTTTTTCTCTTCTTCCATACCTATATCTTCTCTTTCAGACTTATAATTTTTCTCTCAGACATATAACTTTTCTTTCAAACTCATATCTTCTCTTTCAGACATATAACTTCTCTTTCAAATTTACAACTTCTCTCAGACTCATAACTTTTGTTTCAGACTTATAACTTCAGCAGTTTTTGTTGCGGTATCTTTTGGTTCATTTGTTTTTAGTTACTAAATCAAAGCGCTTAAGTAATGCTCGAACTGCTTTTTTAACTTGTGTGTTATGTAAAAAACAAGTTATTTTCATTTCTGAACTTGTGAAAGCATCCGTATGAATTTTAAGTTTATGCAATGTCTCGAATAACTCAGAAAAGATTTCGACATCGCTTCCAATTCCTGGACCAATTAGAGAAATTGAAGCGAGGTTTTGGGCTTCGACCAATTTTTCGGCTTGGACTAAATTCTTAGCAGTTTCTAAAACTGCTTTTGCTCGTTGATAATTCTCGCGAGTAACTATAAATGAAAGGTCAAATTTTTTATGATAAGGCACACCGTGCGCAAAAAACAATAACGGAATTTTGGCTTCGGCTAATCGCACAATCACTTGATGCAAACATTTCGGAAGTTGCGGAACTGCTACTAATGACAATCGACACAAATTTGTATTATGGGAAATTGCCCGCACAAATGCTTTCTCTGTATTTTTTTGAATTAAATTATTGCTATTTATCATTGTTGCATAATCCCTTCTTAATGATTTAATTACCAAAGGCACTTTATATTTTAAGGCTAAAGCGCACGCACGCGGATGGAGAATCTCCGCACCGGCTGTTGTCAATTCTGACATTTCCTGATAAGACAATTGGGAGATATGTTTTACTGAAGGAAACAATTTGGGATTTTCCGTGAACACTCCTAACACATCTTTATACAACTCACATCTTTTGGCTTTAAGAAATGCCGCAATGGCGACCGCCGTGACATCAGAACCACCTCGTCCTAAAGTCGTAATTTCTTTATTAAAACTTACGCCTTGAAAGCCTGCAATGATTGGAATTTTGTTTTGTTTTAAGGCTTCATATAAACGATTACCTTTGATTTCAATTATTCGAGCATCAGTATGTTGGGCATCGGTTATGATACCCACTTGTGAACCAGTAAAAGAGATTGCCTCAACACCTCGACGCCAGAGAGCTAAGGAAAGTAGCGCCATTGTTATTCGTTCACCGCTGGTTAATAACATATCGATTTCTCTGCCCTCCGGATAGGGGTTTATCTTTCGGGCTAAATTTAATAATTTATCTGTGGTATCGCCCATTGCCGAAACGACGACAACTACTGTCTGATTACGGGTCTTATGCTCAACGACAATTTCCGCCACCTTTTCAATTGCGGCTAAGTCTTTAATCACACTACCGCCAAATTTCTGAACAATGATTTCCATTTATAGAATCAAATCCTGAATATCAAAATTCAGGAGAGCAAGATGTTTTTTATATTTTGATTTGTCTTTTTACATATTGATTTTTTCATTTTGAATTCTAATCGCTACTACCAATTTGACATCTATATTTTAACAAGGCGACCGGTTATCTTTTTAATTGTTGGAGTCGGTTCAGCGCGGTCTTTATTTTTCCCAATGGTTGGATTAGTGCAAATCGGATATATCCTTCACCATAGTCGCCAAAGCCTATGCCCGGAGCAACCAGAATCCCAGTCTTTTGTAAAAGATACCCAGCGAATCCTTGAGAGTCGTTTTTATATTTTGAATAGGGAATTTTTGTCCACAGGTAAAATGTCGCTTTAGGCATTTTCGTATTCCAACCCAAGGTTTGAAGTCCTTGGGCAAAAAGTGACAATCGTTTCTGATATGCTTTTCGAGTGTATGCGGCAAATTTTTCGGTATTATTTAAAGCAAAGATTGCGGCTTCTTGAATCGCACCAAACGGTCCAGAATCAACATTCTGTTTAACCTTCAAAAGCGCTTTTAAGATCTCTTTATTACCCACAGCGAAACCGATCCGCCAACCACATATACTAAAAGTTTTTGATAACGAATGAAACTCAATACAACATTCCTTTGCGCCTGGAACTTCTAAAATACTATGCGGTGGTGTCTCGTAATACAGCTCAGAATAGACATTATCGTTAAAGCAATAAAAACCATATTGTAACGCTTTATTTACTACATCCTGATAAAATGAAATCGGCGCAACTGCGGTTGTTGGATTATTGGGATAATTTAACACTAAGAGTTTTGCTTTTTTGTTTGCTTTGATTTTACTCAGGTCCGGTAAAAAATCATTCTCTTCTCTAAGTGGCAATACTATCGGCTCGCCACCGGCAAGTAAAGTTTGATTAAGGTAAACCGGATAAGACGGAGAAGGAATATAAGCAATATCTCCCTTATCGATTAATGCCCAAAAAAGATGGGCAATGCCTTCCTTAGTTCCTAAGACGATGACTACTTCAGTTTCCGGGTCAAGTTTCACATTAAATCGACGTTGATACCAATCAGCAACTGCTTTCCGAGTTTCAATTGAGCCAGCATAAGTAGGATAACGGTGATTCTCTAACTTATCTAATGCCTTTACCAATTCAGCAATAATTCTCTTTTCAGGAAAGAACAATGGATTTCCTTCGCCCAAATCAATAATTTTATATTCACCCTTTAAGATGTATTCTGCTTTTAATCGGTCTAAAGCCGCGAAAAGGTAAGGTGGAATTCTATTTAAGCGTGATGCGTGCGGGAATATTTTAGAAGGTTTCACTTGTCCTTGCGGCCGGTGTTTTGTTGATTATATCGGATAAGCGGCCAAGCACTCTTGGCTGGCGGTGCAAAACCATTAAATGCGTAGAGTTTTCCTTGCCACGAACCAACATAAACGGTTCCATCATTATCAATAACCGGTGACGGACTATACATCATTTCTTTACTATCATCAGCAATCATCCATTTAAAAAGTAGTTTGCCTTTTTGATTTATGACGTAGAAATAGCCGTCATCGGAGACAAAATAAATATTCCCCAAAGAATCAATGGCTGGTCCTGAGAAAAGATAGTAGTCTGTCTCAAATACCGGCAACACTTCGCCATAAACTTCTTTTTTATATAAAAGCCCATCTTCTGCTCCAAAATAGATAATGCCGTTATTTCCAATTGCCACTGGTCCACGGATGGCATCCTCATCGGGTGTTGGTGCAATCCACTTTAATCTGCCTTCTTTGGTAACCGCATATAATGCCCCGTCCGTTCCTCCCACATAAATTGCATCGTCATTACCAATGCTGGGTGAACCAAAGAAGTAGGCTTCATTTTCTTCAGGTGGCTTAAAGGTCCATTTAATTTTACCTTTTGGCGTCAAGGCATAAATGGCATCCGAGGCGACATAGATTGTGCCATCCGCATCGATAACCGGAGAACCAGCAATTTCGTCACCGGTCTGATAAGTCCACAACAACTTTCCGGTAGAAGATACTGCATAAACCTTACCATCATCACAGCCAAAATAGACCGTGCCACCTTTACCAATTGCGGGTGATGAATAAATAGAATTTCCCGCCTTAAATTGCCAGCGTTCTTTGCCCTCAAAATCAATTGCGTATAATCTGCCGTCTGTTGAGGTGATGTAGATGCCATTTTTATCAACTGCCGGTGATGAATAGATTGCGAAAACTGCGGAAAATTTCCATTTGGGACTGCCATCTGGATTTATTGCATAAAGTGAACCATCTTCACAAGTAAAATATATTTCTTTTGTTGGTCCAATCGCAATTGCAGAATAGGAGCCAGATTTTTGCGAAAATTGCCATTTTAGTAAATTAGGAACTATTGTCAGAACCTGGGAACTGGACCAGTCGCTGATATTACCTTTTTCGTCTTTAACCCGAACCCGAACATAAAATGTACCGATGCTTTTATATTGATACTTTTCAGAATAAACATAACCAGAATGAGTAAATTCACTCCAAGCCGAAAAATTGCCGTCACCCCAATCGAATTGATATGCGATTTTATCCTTATCCGGGTCAGTAGTTTGAACTGTAAAATCAATAGGTGCCACGGTGTCACCAAAAAGTTGAGTTAAAATTGAATCCGGCGTTATTGGTGCCAGATTTTCCGCAAAGAGAAAACCAATCGTTAATATCACTAATGTTATACTCTTTCGCATATACTAACTCCTTGACTCAAGATAATTGCTTTTAGCCAATCACTATACGCAAATCTCATAATTAATAATAAAATAAATAAAATTTTTCAAAAGTCAATGCTAATTTGCTATGTGTCCAAGAGATACTATACAGTTAAAATGAGATTTAATCATAATGGTTATATGAAATAGAGACTAAATAAACATTGTAAAACCACCAAAACACTAATATCTGGAAAATAATTTTTCACTAAATACCAAACATCTATCTTCTTTTCAGACTAATGGGTTTGGTTTCTTTCTTATCAACATCCTTTTCTATTTCCTAATTTGGTCCATTTTCATTCCGATAATGATTTACTTACTTGGAACTTCCATCTGACTTTTAGCGGATAATATCCAATAGTATGAAACCATAATCCTTTTTATATTTTCATAAGCATTTTGGTCAACCACTATTATGCTTGTAAGACGCTTCCTGCAATATATCTAAAAGATATTAAAAAAATCAATATTTTGATTTTGAAAAAACTCTATAAAAGAGGGCTAGGGTGGGGCTAACCCTAATCTGACCATTTGTTAGATTTATGCTAATTTTGACTTAATCTATAATCGGTATAGAAGATCGCATACTGGTTAGTGTCTGATAGATATCAAAATGTCTTAAAATTTTTATTTTTATAAACAAAGGACCTCTGATTTGCCAATAGATTGTAGAAACTGTTCTTTCTTATCTCATAAGTTATTTCTGAAAGGATAGGAAAGAAATTCTAAAATCAAATCAGTACGAATTCCTCACTATCGTATTATTAAAAGAACGAAGTTGTGATATTGTATAAAGGGCGCTCTAAAATCAGATTTGGGCGAATTCTGTTACTGCCGTATTATTTAATGAGTAAGATTATGCTATTGTATAAAAGACAACCTAAAATTAAACCGGAATTCTGTAACTGCTATATTTATAAAAAAGCAAAGTTATAATGTTGTATAAAAAACAATCCAAAATCAAATATAAAAGATAATCTAAAATCAAATCAGAACGAACTCCTGAATCAAAACCAAAATGCCAGGTAATAAAAAATCGATGTCACATAAAATAAGCAAATGCTATTTATTAACAAGAGTCAAGTATGACAAGAACCGGCTTATCGATACTTATGAAAAAGTACTATGAATTTAACCTTGATACAGAAAAATATTCAATGATTAAGTGCGTCTATTAACGGAATTGTCTTTTTTTCAAGTTTAACGGAATTGTCTTTTTTTTCGAGTTCCCTCTTATCATTCAGAAGATAATAACAGAAACACCCCAAATGTCGAAGAAAACATTATGTTAAGATACTTCATTACACTCAAAACGGGCAAGTGTAATCACAGATAAGTAATCCCTAAAATCGCATTCAGCGTGACGAATGGAAAATATCTTTTATTTTGAAAATCAAGGCGACGAAAAATTCTCCGTGTCGAAAAATGCTACTTTTTGAGATTCCTCACCCAAAATAGGTATGTTCAAAAACACATTTTTATGCTTTGGTAAACTCAAAATGACAACCAGAATATAGCCTACTATTCTGAAGAACAAAGCACTTGAAGAATCTACCGTAAATCATTCTATAGACTGGATATTTTTTACGCTTCACTATTGAGCATTTCTGATTAATATTTAGTTTTCAGATAACGAATTTATATTTAGTTTTCAGATAACGAATTTACCTTTTTTATAGATTAAACTATTATCCGCAAAGACTTCGCCTTGTTTTCTTAAATCACAGACCATATCCCAATGCAGACTGGATTTATTTTTGCCGCCGGTTTCAGGATAGGATGAACCTAAAGCAAGATGGATTGTGCCTCCAATTTTTTCATCAAACAAAGTGTTTTTAATAAATCGGGTTATACCGTAATTGGTTCCGAAAGAGAACTCACCAACTCTTTTTGCTCCGGCATCCATTTTTATCATCGACAAGAGATAATCTTCGCCTTTTGATGCTTTGACTTCAATTACCTCGCCTTGTTTGAATCGTAAGTAAACATCATTAACCTCACGGCCCATATAGACACAAGGAAATGAAAATTTAATTACGCCTTCAACTGAATCTTCGATGGGCGTGGTAAAGATTTCGCCATCTGGAAAATTCTCTTTGCCTTCACAACTAATCCATTTTCGGCCTTGGACGGAAAATGACAAATCAGTATCTTCACTTTTAATTCTGAGTTTTTTTACTTTACTTAAAATCTTAATGATTCTTTTCTGTTCTTGTGCTAACTCCTGCCATTTTTTAATCGGGTCTTTATGATTGAGAAATCCGGCAGAAAAGATAAATTCGCTAAACTCATCTAAAGACATTTCTGCATCCTGGGCTTGAGCATTATCTGGATAAGCAGTTAAAGACCATCGCATCAGTCCTTGGTGAGCCCGTTCCAGTCTTCTTTCAAGTAGATAGCCGGTTGCTTTTCGCCTTAGACTCAATCGTTTAGGGTCATAATTGGAAAGGGATTTGCGGTTGAACTCAGTAATGATATATAAGTAGGCTTGAATCTGTTCAATTTCAAATTTCTCTACTTCTGAAATATACGCCAGTTGCTCTTCACTGGCTTCTTTTAAGAATATTTCATTTAAGCCCTCGCCAATATATTTTACATAAGGGTGTGCGCCTTTTTTTAGGGCGGTTCGATATACCTCATAAATTAAGGGGTTTGCCAAATGGGTTGAGATGATTTGAAACAAATCGCCCTTTTTGATTTTGAGCGAATAATTGACCAATACATCTGCCCAGCGTTCTAATCTAATATCTTTCATACTGCCTCCTTAATCAAACTATAATTTTTTGAGAGATGTAAATCAGTAGGTTGAATAATTTTAACGACTGGCGGATTCAGTCAATATATAATTTAAGGGATTAACCCAACTCCCGGCAACTTTTATACCGTAATGAAGATGATTGCCGGTTGCTGAGCCACTTCTTCCGACAGTAGCAATCGTATCTCCCCGATTAACTTTTTGGCCGGTTCTAACTCTTATTGACTGACAATGTCCGTAGAATGTCACATAGCCGAATCCGTGGTCAATTTCAACATACCTTCCCCAGCCTGGCTTATATCCCGCACTTTGGACTCGTCCATCAGCAGTGGCTAAAATCGGTGTGCCTGCAGGTGCAACAATATCAATACCTTCATGAAATTCTGATTTACCTGACCAGGGAGACTTGCGATAACCAAAACCACTTGATAGCCAACCGGCTACAGGCCAAATTGACGGCGTGTGTCGCAATAAGGCACTTTGCTGTTGGAGATAAGATTTCAATTGTTGGAAACTTTTCTCTTGTTGTCTTGCCCGTTCAATTAAGTTATCAACTTCTGCAATAATATCACCTTCATTACTACCACCATAACCCATTTTCCGCACATCTTTCGGCAACAATTCTAAATTCGCCGCAATCCGAATTTGGGCATCAAGTTCGGCTAATGCTTGTAATTTAAGGCTAAGGGTTTCTAATTGTGTTCGGACTGTGGCAATTTCCGTTTTTAGCAATTGATTCTCTCGATTCAAAGTTTGAACCTTTCGATGAGTATAGGCATAATGAGATGTCGCAATTACAAAATAGATTGTCAGAGGCACAAGCAATACTAAAAATCCGGCAATGAGATAAAACACATATACCGGAATCGAAAGATTAAAAAACTTTGCCCGTTTCTTATAGAAAAGGATAATATTAATTAAGTTCATAAATCTTCCGTACCTTGAGAATAAGAAATAACATTAATCAAGTTAACAGACCTTCAGTATATATCAAAAAACTATCTTGTCAAGCAAAACTTTTCTCATCATTAGTTCGCTCCTTTAATCTCTTGCCGGCCAGATTAACTCTTTTATCTGTTTTTCTTATCCCATTAGCATTCCGCCGTCAACTCGAATCACTTGTCCCGTAATATAAGAAGTGTCTTCTGAAGCCAAAAACAGACAGACATTGGCAACATCATCTGGTGTCCCTTCTCTACCTACCGGTATCAGTTTTAAGTATTCCTGAATCACATTTTCCGGTAACTTTTCGGTCATCGGCGTCTTAATAAAACCTGGGGCAATCGCATTAACCGTAATATTCCGACTGGCTAACTCCTTGGCAATCGATTTAGTAAATCCGATGATACCGGCTTTGGCTGCAGCATAATTTGATTGTCCAATATTACCCATTTCACCAATTACTGACGAAATGTTTATGATTCTTCCCCATTTTGCCTTTAAGAGATATTTGACGCAGGCTCGGGTGAAATTAAAAGTGCCCTTAAGATTTACCCGAATCACACTATCAAAATCAATCTCTTTCATTCTTAATAACAGACAATCCTTAGTAATTCCGGCATTATTAATCAGAATCTCAATTGCACCCAGCGCTTGGGCGATTTTATCTACGGTCTGTTCGACCTCTTCAAAACTTCCCACATCCACCTGATAGGCAACTGCTTTAGCACCAATAATTTCTATTTCTTTAGCGGTTAGTTGTGCTGCTTCGCCATTAATATCACAGACTGCGATAAACGAACCGGCTTCAGCAAATTTTCGGGCAATTGCTTTACCAATGCCTGAGCCGGCTCCAGTAATTATTACTCTTTTGCCTTTAAGTCCAGTGCTCATAATTAATCCTTTCGCGTCTCTTTGCCACTCATTTGGCATTTACCTTCAAAAAAGCAATCTTTAGCAATAATCAAATTGGTACAGATGATATCACCTAATACGGTTGCTCCAGCCTGTAATTCGACACTACCTTGGGCATTAATATTACCTTCAACTCTTCCACCAATAACCGCATCCTTACAATTGATTGTGCCCTTAATAAAGGATTCTGGTCCAGTGAGAACCATTTCTGAAACCCTAATATCACCCTCGATTTGTCCGTCAATTTTGGCTGAGCCTGAAACTGCCAAGTCACCCTTAAAATTGGTGCCCTTTCCAATAAATGAATCTAAACGGTCCAAATGTTTACTGCCAGATTCACCTAAAAGATTCTTTTTCCCAAACATAGTATTTAGTATAGAACTATTTGCTCACTTGTCAACAATAATTTTCCTTAGATTAAAATTAAT
This is a stretch of genomic DNA from candidate division WOR-3 bacterium. It encodes these proteins:
- a CDS encoding DUF4416 family protein; the encoded protein is MTTTNNHIPFGLIVWGIITQDISLISTTEKILYHNYGEIVIRSPIIPFDFTDYYEKEMGKNLQRCWIVTKKFISVERLVEIKKYAEQIEKKFLTEENKRRINIDPGILTLQNFILTTHKNYGHRIYLKEGVFAEVTLIYRQHSYQPLEWTYPDYRKAIEFFNECRKLLRQLQT
- the scpB gene encoding SMC-Scp complex subunit ScpB produces the protein MEEEKKINSDHLLPLSNNDQPIAQDLDKPTDIFATQQSNIIRQQSGDGASSVNQPETTPTLKNIVEALLFAADSPLTLSKLIEITNRNAEDIMSVIEELNQEYEASKRTFRIEKVAQGFQLYTLPQYSIWVRALYKVSHQRLSRAALETLSIIVYNQPVTRPEIEKIRGVDCTGPIVTLLERKLIRICGRAKKPGAPFLYGTSKEFLRYFGLQSLDDLPRKEELEEFLQRRNEE
- a CDS encoding aspartate kinase; its protein translation is MEIIVQKFGGSVIKDLAAIEKVAEIVVEHKTRNQTVVVVVSAMGDTTDKLLNLARKINPYPEGREIDMLLTSGERITMALLSLALWRRGVEAISFTGSQVGIITDAQHTDARIIEIKGNRLYEALKQNKIPIIAGFQGVSFNKEITTLGRGGSDVTAVAIAAFLKAKRCELYKDVLGVFTENPKLFPSVKHISQLSYQEMSELTTAGAEILHPRACALALKYKVPLVIKSLRRDYATMINSNNLIQKNTEKAFVRAISHNTNLCRLSLVAVPQLPKCLHQVIVRLAEAKIPLLFFAHGVPYHKKFDLSFIVTRENYQRAKAVLETAKNLVQAEKLVEAQNLASISLIGPGIGSDVEIFSELFETLHKLKIHTDAFTSSEMKITCFLHNTQVKKAVRALLKRFDLVTKNK
- a CDS encoding aminotransferase class I/II-fold pyridoxal phosphate-dependent enzyme translates to MKPSKIFPHASRLNRIPPYLFAALDRLKAEYILKGEYKIIDLGEGNPLFFPEKRIIAELVKALDKLENHRYPTYAGSIETRKAVADWYQRRFNVKLDPETEVVIVLGTKEGIAHLFWALIDKGDIAYIPSPSYPVYLNQTLLAGGEPIVLPLREENDFLPDLSKIKANKKAKLLVLNYPNNPTTAVAPISFYQDVVNKALQYGFYCFNDNVYSELYYETPPHSILEVPGAKECCIEFHSLSKTFSICGWRIGFAVGNKEILKALLKVKQNVDSGPFGAIQEAAIFALNNTEKFAAYTRKAYQKRLSLFAQGLQTLGWNTKMPKATFYLWTKIPYSKYKNDSQGFAGYLLQKTGILVAPGIGFGDYGEGYIRFALIQPLGKIKTALNRLQQLKR
- a CDS encoding PQQ-binding-like beta-propeller repeat protein; the encoded protein is MRKSITLVILTIGFLFAENLAPITPDSILTQLFGDTVAPIDFTVQTTDPDKDKIAYQFDWGDGNFSAWSEFTHSGYVYSEKYQYKSIGTFYVRVRVKDEKGNISDWSSSQVLTIVPNLLKWQFSQKSGSYSAIAIGPTKEIYFTCEDGSLYAINPDGSPKWKFSAVFAIYSSPAVDKNGIYITSTDGRLYAIDFEGKERWQFKAGNSIYSSPAIGKGGTVYFGCDDGKVYAVSSTGKLLWTYQTGDEIAGSPVIDADGTIYVASDAIYALTPKGKIKWTFKPPEENEAYFFGSPSIGNDDAIYVGGTDGALYAVTKEGRLKWIAPTPDEDAIRGPVAIGNNGIIYFGAEDGLLYKKEVYGEVLPVFETDYYLFSGPAIDSLGNIYFVSDDGYFYVINQKGKLLFKWMIADDSKEMMYSPSPVIDNDGTVYVGSWQGKLYAFNGFAPPAKSAWPLIRYNQQNTGRKDK
- a CDS encoding aminopeptidase; translated protein: MKDIRLERWADVLVNYSLKIKKGDLFQIISTHLANPLIYEVYRTALKKGAHPYVKYIGEGLNEIFLKEASEEQLAYISEVEKFEIEQIQAYLYIITEFNRKSLSNYDPKRLSLRRKATGYLLERRLERAHQGLMRWSLTAYPDNAQAQDAEMSLDEFSEFIFSAGFLNHKDPIKKWQELAQEQKRIIKILSKVKKLRIKSEDTDLSFSVQGRKWISCEGKENFPDGEIFTTPIEDSVEGVIKFSFPCVYMGREVNDVYLRFKQGEVIEVKASKGEDYLLSMIKMDAGAKRVGEFSFGTNYGITRFIKNTLFDEKIGGTIHLALGSSYPETGGKNKSSLHWDMVCDLRKQGEVFADNSLIYKKGKFVI
- a CDS encoding peptidoglycan DD-metalloendopeptidase family protein, whose translation is MNLINIILFYKKRAKFFNLSIPVYVFYLIAGFLVLLVPLTIYFVIATSHYAYTHRKVQTLNRENQLLKTEIATVRTQLETLSLKLQALAELDAQIRIAANLELLPKDVRKMGYGGSNEGDIIAEVDNLIERARQQEKSFQQLKSYLQQQSALLRHTPSIWPVAGWLSSGFGYRKSPWSGKSEFHEGIDIVAPAGTPILATADGRVQSAGYKPGWGRYVEIDHGFGYVTFYGHCQSIRVRTGQKVNRGDTIATVGRSGSATGNHLHYGIKVAGSWVNPLNYILTESASR
- the fabG gene encoding 3-oxoacyl-[acyl-carrier-protein] reductase; translated protein: MPNEWQRDAKGLIMSTGLKGKRVIITGAGSGIGKAIARKFAEAGSFIAVCDINGEAAQLTAKEIEIIGAKAVAYQVDVGSFEEVEQTVDKIAQALGAIEILINNAGITKDCLLLRMKEIDFDSVIRVNLKGTFNFTRACVKYLLKAKWGRIINISSVIGEMGNIGQSNYAAAKAGIIGFTKSIAKELASRNITVNAIAPGFIKTPMTEKLPENVIQEYLKLIPVGREGTPDDVANVCLFLASEDTSYITGQVIRVDGGMLMG
- a CDS encoding polymer-forming cytoskeletal protein, whose product is MFGKKNLLGESGSKHLDRLDSFIGKGTNFKGDLAVSGSAKIDGQIEGDIRVSEMVLTGPESFIKGTINCKDAVIGGRVEGNINAQGSVELQAGATVLGDIICTNLIIAKDCFFEGKCQMSGKETRKD